A single window of Colletes latitarsis isolate SP2378_abdomen chromosome 6, iyColLati1, whole genome shotgun sequence DNA harbors:
- the LOC143342931 gene encoding juvenile hormone esterase-like isoform X2, whose product MNVLILLILVSLSSSYRCFGMIRTPVIQTKLGPVQGAVLSTVWNSIKYSSFKGIPFATPPVGRLRFKPPVPPTPWNATRATIKEPKSCPQLFPSDFHYMGNEDCLYLSVFTPETNFNRNMTPRAVMVWVYGGSFVSGYINTAFYSPDFFIEKDVIIVSINYRIGALGNAGLKDQTMALRWIQENIAAFGGDPGRVTIFGASAGSTSVTLHLLSEHSRGLFQRVIAQSGAPVFPLYSSPELALNNAVKLVSTLGFTSQNTTEILEFLLRASAQDIVQRTETMGVATAFITLPFVPTTENNRLAAPEDIFMSECPIKVLETGKFLKHDVMLGFTKDEFISFWPFIYLMLDRFAKIWNMLFVYIPFVPEHWYGPLNDLLSIVQEFVFKAPIDLTREFIEQNNDGHPIYFYQVSYNSPYVFHHLFNVSKEGTGHYDDVSLIFNMKQLHAPTDPKHPHNQFRSKVVALWTNFAKYGNPTPQGDKELGSVIWEPSGKDGQVFNISETFNMMNHNDVITERILLIKKLIYFIAHYVSGCS is encoded by the exons ATGAACGTCTTAATCCTTTTAATACTTGTGTCGTTATCATCGTCGTATCGATGTTTCGGTATGATACGAACTCCTGTAATTCAAACGAAATTGGGACCCGTGCAAGGTGCTGTTTTGTCCACTGTGTGGAATTCGATTAAGTATTCTTCGTTCAAAGGAATTCCGTTCGCAACACCACCTGTTGGACGCCTCAGATTCAAG CCACCTGTGCCACCAACCCCGTGGAATGCAACACGGGCCACCATTAAGGAGCCAAAATCGTGTCCTCAACTATTCCCCAGTGATTTCCATTACATGGGAAACGAGGACTGCCTGTATTTGAGCGTATTCACTCCTGAG ACGAATTTTAATCGAAACATGACTCCACGGGCAGTTATGGTGTGGGTGTACGGTGGTTCCTTTGTTTCGGGATACATCAACACAGCATTCTACAGTCCGGATTTCTTCATAGAGAAAGATGTGATTATAGTCAGCATCAATTATCGCATCGGTGCCCTCG GCAATGCTGGTTTGAAGGATCAGACTATGGCGTTACGATGGATTCAAGAAAATATTGCAGCGTTTGGGGGTGATCCGGGCCGAGTGACGATTTTTGGGGCAAGTGCTGGTAGCACATCCGTGACTTTGCACTTGTTGTCAGAACATTCGCGAG GGCTCTTTCAGCGGGTCATCGCCCAAAGCGGTGCACCGGTGTTCCCTCTCTATTCGTCGCCAGAATTGGCGCTGAATAATGCTGTTAAGCTCGTTTCTACCCTCGGTTTCACGTCACAAAATACAACCGAAATCCTGGAATTCTTACTTCGTGCATCTGCCCAGGATATCGTGCAAAGAACAGAGACTATGGGCGTGGCCACTGCATTT ATTACACTACCGTTTGTCCCTACGACGGAAAATAACCGTCTTGCTGCACCCGAAGACATATTCATGTCTGAATGTCCGATAAAGGTGCTTGAAACTGGGAAATTCCTCAAACACGACGTAATGTTGGGTTTCACCAAGGACGAATTCATTTCGTTTTGGCCCT TTATTTATCTAATGCTAGATAGGTTTGCAAAAATATGGAATATGCTTTTTGTGTATATTCCGTTCGTCCCTGAGCATTGGTATGGTCCGCTGAATGACCTGTTGTCG ATTGTACAAGAGTTCGTATTTAAGGCACCGATCGATCTCACTCGAGAATTTATAGAACAGAATAACGATGGCCACcctatttatttttatcaagtATCGTACAATTCGCCCTATGTCTTTCACCAtttatttaatgtttcaaaagaag GAACTGGTCATTATGATGACGTCTCGTTGATTTTCAATATGAAACAATTGCATGCTCCCACTGATCCAAAACATCCTCATAATCAATTTCGAAGTAAGGTGGTCGCGTTGTGGACGAACTTCGCCAAATATGG GAATCCTACACCACAAGGCGATAAAGAGCTAGGAAGCGTAATTTGGGAGCCATCTGGAAAAGATGGTCAAGTATTTAACATCAGTGAAACTTTCAACATGATGAATCATAATGATGTGATAACTGAACGGATTCttcttatcaaaaaattgatctaTTTTATCGCGCATTATGTATCTGGCTGCAGTTGA
- the LOC143342931 gene encoding juvenile hormone esterase-like isoform X1, translating into MNVLILLILVSLSSSYRCFGMIRTPVIQTKLGPVQGAVLSTVWNSIKYSSFKGIPFATPPVGRLRFKPPVPPTPWNATRATIKEPKSCPQLFPSDFHYMGNEDCLYLSVFTPETNFNRNMTPRAVMVWVYGGSFVSGYINTAFYSPDFFIEKDVIIVSINYRIGALGFLNLNHPDALGNAGLKDQTMALRWIQENIAAFGGDPGRVTIFGASAGSTSVTLHLLSEHSRGLFQRVIAQSGAPVFPLYSSPELALNNAVKLVSTLGFTSQNTTEILEFLLRASAQDIVQRTETMGVATAFITLPFVPTTENNRLAAPEDIFMSECPIKVLETGKFLKHDVMLGFTKDEFISFWPFIYLMLDRFAKIWNMLFVYIPFVPEHWYGPLNDLLSIVQEFVFKAPIDLTREFIEQNNDGHPIYFYQVSYNSPYVFHHLFNVSKEGTGHYDDVSLIFNMKQLHAPTDPKHPHNQFRSKVVALWTNFAKYGNPTPQGDKELGSVIWEPSGKDGQVFNISETFNMMNHNDVITERILLIKKLIYFIAHYVSGCS; encoded by the exons ATGAACGTCTTAATCCTTTTAATACTTGTGTCGTTATCATCGTCGTATCGATGTTTCGGTATGATACGAACTCCTGTAATTCAAACGAAATTGGGACCCGTGCAAGGTGCTGTTTTGTCCACTGTGTGGAATTCGATTAAGTATTCTTCGTTCAAAGGAATTCCGTTCGCAACACCACCTGTTGGACGCCTCAGATTCAAG CCACCTGTGCCACCAACCCCGTGGAATGCAACACGGGCCACCATTAAGGAGCCAAAATCGTGTCCTCAACTATTCCCCAGTGATTTCCATTACATGGGAAACGAGGACTGCCTGTATTTGAGCGTATTCACTCCTGAG ACGAATTTTAATCGAAACATGACTCCACGGGCAGTTATGGTGTGGGTGTACGGTGGTTCCTTTGTTTCGGGATACATCAACACAGCATTCTACAGTCCGGATTTCTTCATAGAGAAAGATGTGATTATAGTCAGCATCAATTATCGCATCGGTGCCCTCG GATTCTTAAATTTAAATCATCCTGATGCGTTAGGCAATGCTGGTTTGAAGGATCAGACTATGGCGTTACGATGGATTCAAGAAAATATTGCAGCGTTTGGGGGTGATCCGGGCCGAGTGACGATTTTTGGGGCAAGTGCTGGTAGCACATCCGTGACTTTGCACTTGTTGTCAGAACATTCGCGAG GGCTCTTTCAGCGGGTCATCGCCCAAAGCGGTGCACCGGTGTTCCCTCTCTATTCGTCGCCAGAATTGGCGCTGAATAATGCTGTTAAGCTCGTTTCTACCCTCGGTTTCACGTCACAAAATACAACCGAAATCCTGGAATTCTTACTTCGTGCATCTGCCCAGGATATCGTGCAAAGAACAGAGACTATGGGCGTGGCCACTGCATTT ATTACACTACCGTTTGTCCCTACGACGGAAAATAACCGTCTTGCTGCACCCGAAGACATATTCATGTCTGAATGTCCGATAAAGGTGCTTGAAACTGGGAAATTCCTCAAACACGACGTAATGTTGGGTTTCACCAAGGACGAATTCATTTCGTTTTGGCCCT TTATTTATCTAATGCTAGATAGGTTTGCAAAAATATGGAATATGCTTTTTGTGTATATTCCGTTCGTCCCTGAGCATTGGTATGGTCCGCTGAATGACCTGTTGTCG ATTGTACAAGAGTTCGTATTTAAGGCACCGATCGATCTCACTCGAGAATTTATAGAACAGAATAACGATGGCCACcctatttatttttatcaagtATCGTACAATTCGCCCTATGTCTTTCACCAtttatttaatgtttcaaaagaag GAACTGGTCATTATGATGACGTCTCGTTGATTTTCAATATGAAACAATTGCATGCTCCCACTGATCCAAAACATCCTCATAATCAATTTCGAAGTAAGGTGGTCGCGTTGTGGACGAACTTCGCCAAATATGG GAATCCTACACCACAAGGCGATAAAGAGCTAGGAAGCGTAATTTGGGAGCCATCTGGAAAAGATGGTCAAGTATTTAACATCAGTGAAACTTTCAACATGATGAATCATAATGATGTGATAACTGAACGGATTCttcttatcaaaaaattgatctaTTTTATCGCGCATTATGTATCTGGCTGCAGTTGA
- the LOC143342845 gene encoding esterase B1-like — protein sequence MRYSLFLAIAFLATAAKCRNLSQIVQTNKGPVQGVVLKTAFHQQSYSSFFAIPYAKPPVGELRFKAPIEADSWTNVRSATQESQMCPQLVNQSVVGDEDCLYLNVYTPVLNFNNNTEALKPVLVYIYGGAFQTGSDSKGTFGPDGFLEKDIVMVDMNYRLGVLGFLALGVPDAQGNQGLKDQNMALQWVQKNIARFGGDPNRVSLMGQSAGSASVTYHVLSPKSRGLFQQAISHSGSALCSWAYKTPTYALWNAYELGRRMNMSVHSTSELLTNLMNVNATDLVTFGAAMSTMSIPIPINIAFAPTSEVGNNVKDPFLTECPASYFESGNFNHVPVLMGYMAQETILFSTALDYKRQALQDKLQGLTSLLDPTGVNDVLLRTVNSIVNSTEWELIKASTLYYFKSPIDLMQRYFVKYNENKPVYYYRMSYSSQYNDHRRSDPNINGAAHGDDLPLLFLMDGYPTNPNTTYNKFCNKISTMWSNFIKYGNPTPPNSVQNGTYWTPSGPEGYQLDIGNDKFVMNDRLLTSNDEFVQKTYYYGLPAVTTCQNYPINPPVPVKPWNETLNAFQEGNVCPQLDLQSGVFMGNEDCLFLNVITPETQFEDEVNLKPVMVWIHGGGFLSGSGNLSLYGPDFFIEENIVFVSFNYRIGALGFLALNHPRATGNAGLKDQNLVLRWVQKNIDAFGGNPKQVTIFGQSAGAASVGFHTLSKKSKVKFNQVNTTKQVIKFLQNRAKYEESISGKTRNQLANLLGNDSKTTINKIVKIGTDFFFRIPIDLTQRMLAKRNENHSIYYYRLSYQSEYSMHRLYDNPLKGTAHLDDVGYIFNVKQLQAPTDPANSFNQFRKRMVTLWANFAKYGNPTPNNSSDVIWTDSRKSRSQLDINETFIMHDRLIDGRVENYEKGLYTALALVSACRHKPVDYKSIF from the exons ATGAGGTATTCGCTATTCCTGGCCATTGCTTTCCTCGCAACGGCGGCAAAATGTCGAAATTTGTCGCAAATCGTGCAAACCAACAAAGGGCCTGTTCAAGGTGTCGTGCTGAAGACTGCATTTCATCAACAATCCTATTCTAGCTTCTTCGCGATTCCCTATGCGAAACCACCAGTAGGCGAACTCAGATTTAAG GCCCCAATTGAAGCAGACTCGTGGACAAACGTGAGAAGTGCTACACAGGAGAGTCAAATGTGCCCACAACTTGTAAATCAATCAGTTGTTGGAGACGAAGATTGTCTGTACCTGAACGTATACACGCCAGTG TTGAATTTCAATAATAATACAGAGGCATTGAAACCGGTGCTGGTTTATATATACGGTGGTGCTTTCCAAACGGGAAGCGACAGTAAGGGTACATTCGGACCTGATGGGTTCTTGGAAAAAGACATTGTCATGGTCGACATGAACTACCGTCTCGGTGTTTTAG GATTCCTGGCATTGGGAGTTCCCGACGCGCAAGGAAATCAAGGTCTGAAGGATCAAAACATGGCTCTGCAATGGGTGCAAAAGAATATCGCCAGATTTGGCGGTGATCCTAATCGAGTGAGTTTGATGGGCCAGAGTGCTGGTAGCGCGTCAGTGACGTACCATGTCTTGTCCCCGAAATCTCGTG GTTTGTTCCAGCAGGCCATAAGTCACAGTGGCTCTGCTCTGTGCTCGTGGGCGTACAAGACGCCAACTTATGCTCTTTGGAACGCCTATGAGTTAGGTAGACGGATGAACATGTCTGTTCACAGTACCTCCGAGCTATTAACTAATCTGATGAACGTCAATGCCACGGACCTCGTAACGTTTGGCGCAGCTATGTCAACCATGAGTATACCG ATTCCAATTAACATAGCGTTCGCGCCTACGTCCGAAGTTGGAAACAATGTTAAAGATCCATTCCTGACCGAATGTCCTGCGTCGTACTTCGAATCTGGAAACTTCAATCATGTGCCTGTTTTGATGGGTTACATGGCTCAAGAGACCATTTTGTTCTCGACCG CCTTAGATTACAAACGACAGGCGCTCCAAGACAAATTACAGGGTCTTACCAGCCTATTAGATCCAACTGGTGTGAACGATGTTCTCTTACGTACAGTAAACTCTATCGTAAACAGCACCGAATGGGAACTCATAAAG GCCTCGACTTTGTATTATTTCAAATCGCCCATCGATCTCATGCAAAGATACTTCGTTAAGTATAACGAGAACAAACCCGTTTACTATTATCGTATGTCGTACAGTTCGCAGTACAACGACCACAGACGATCCGACCCGAACATAAACG GCGCTGCTCATGGCGACGATCTTCCTCTGTTGTTCTTGATGGACGGCTATCCCACCAATCCCAATACTACGTACAATAAATTTTGCAATAAAATCAGTACGATGTGGTCGAACTTCATCAAATATGG AAATCCCACTCCGCCGAATTCCGTCCAGAATGGCACATATTGGACACCTTCGGGACCAGAAGGATACCAACTGGATATCGGGAACGACAAATTTGTAATGAACGATCGTTTGTTGACTTCGAACGACGAATTCGTCCAGAAGACGTATTATTATGGCTTACCTGCCGTCACTACCTGCCAGAATTATCCCATAAAC CCCCCAGTGCCCGTTAAACCATGGAACGAAACGTTAAACGCATTCCAAGAAGGAAACGTGTGTCCTCAATTAGACTTACAATCGGGTGTTTTTATGGGAAACGAAGATTGCTTGTTCCTGAACGTTATTACTCCTGAG acGCAGTTCGAAGACGAAGTGAATTTGAAACCAGTCATGGTCTGGATACACGGCGGTGGATTTTTAAGTGGAAGTGGCAACCTATCGTTGTACGGACCTGATTTCTTCATAGAAGAGAACATTGTCTTCGTCAGTTTCAATTATCGCATCGGTGCTCTCG GATTCCTGGCGTTGAATCATCCACGAGCAACGGGCAATGCTGGCCTAAAGGATCAGAATCTGGTTCTACGATGGGTGCAGAAGAATATTGACGCGTTTGGTGGGAATCCAAAACAAGTTACAATTTTTGGCCAAAGCGCAGGTGCTGCATCCGTGGGTTTTCACACGTtgtcgaaaaaatcgaaag TTAAATTCAATCAAGTGAACACAACAAAACAGGTTATCAAGTTTTTACAAAACAGGGCCAAATACGAAGAGAGCATCAGTGGCAAAACCAGGAACCAACTTGCAAATCTTCTGGGCAATGATTCTAAAACGACTATCAACAAAATAGTAAAG ATTGGAAcggattttttttttagaattccCATCGACTTGACTCAAAGAATGCTGGCGAAACGTAACGAAAATCATTCCATTTATTATTATCGACTATCGTATCAATCTGAATATTCGATGCACCGACTGTATGATAATCCTCTGAAAG GAACTGCCCACTTGGACGACGTTGGCTACATATTTAATGTAAAACAGTTGCAAGCACCTACCGATCCTGCAAATTCCTTCAATCAATTTCGAAAAAGAATGGTTACTCTGTGGGCTAATTTCGCTAAATACGG AAACCCAACACCGAACAATTCGAGCGACGTGATCTGGACAGACTCTAGAAAGTCTAGATCACAATTGGATATCAATGAAACGTTCATCATGCATGATCGCTTGATCGATGGAAGGGTTGAGAATTATGAAAAGGGTCTGTACACTGCCTTGGCACTCGTCAGTGCCTGCAGACACAAACCGGTGGATTACAAAAGTATTTTCTAA